A stretch of DNA from Yoonia sp. BS5-3:
AAAAGCGATTCTTGACCTGCCAAAAACCTTCGAAGTTCTCGAAACACTTGGCGTTCCGGTGATTGCTTATGGGCAAGATGTCTTGCCTGCCTTTTGGTCCGCCCAAACTGATATGGCCGCGCCGCTGCGCATGGACAGCGCAGATGAGATCGCAACGGCCCAAAAGACACGGACGGCGATGGGGCTTCGGGGTGGGCAATTGGTCACAAACCCGATCCCGCAACAAGATGAAATTCCGGCGGAGACGCTCGCGCCAATTATTGCGCAGGCTTTGAGTGAGGCTGACGCGCGGGGAATCAGCAGCAAAGACGTGACGCCATTCCTGCTGGGGCGCATTTTTGAGCTAACAGAAGGCCGGTCCCTGACCGCGAATATTGCCCTGGTACGCAATAACGCGCGGCTTGCTGCACAAATAGCCATCGCTATGATGAAATAGTGTGCCCATATCTGCACTGCGCCTTGCCGCTAAGGGGGGCAGTACATAGATGATACGCAGCGACATTTCGGACGAATTTGATGATTGATCCACAGCATGAAGACAGCAAGCGGCGCGGCAAGCCCGGCATTATCGCGCGGCTGCGCAGCAATTTTCTGGCAGGGTTGATCATTGTCGCACCGATTGGGCTGACGCTTTGGCTGATCTGGACGGTGGTTGGATGGGTCGATAGCTGGGTCTGGCCCTTTGTGCCTGACGCCTACCAACCAACGGCACTGTTAAACCGGATCTTGAACCGGGAGCCAGGCAATGAAATCACCGTGAACGTCCGTGGCGTGGGCGTGGTGATCTTCTTAGTGTTCACCGTCCTCGTCGGTTGGGTCGGTAAAGGGCTGATCGGCAAGTCATTTTTGGGCATGGGCGAGCGGTTTGTCGATCGGATGCCGATTGTGCGGTCGGTCTATAACGCGGCCAAGCAAATTGCGGAAACGGTGTTTTCGCAGCGCGATACCTCTTTCGACAAGGCCTGTCTTGTCGAATATCCAAGACGCGGCGCCTGGGCCATCGCCTTTATATCAACCAATGCCAAGGCCGAGATTGACGCAAAACTCAACGATGGCGAAACGATCGTGACGGTATTTCTGCCAACAACCCCCAACCCGACCTCAGGTTTCCTGCTCTTCCTCCCAGCAAGCGATGTGAAAGTGCTGGATATGTCGGTTGAGGATGCAGCCAAATTGGTGATTTCGGCAGGGCTTGTTTACCCGAACGGGGCAGAACCGAACGGCACTGATACACAGACTTCGCCTAACTGAACATCTCGGCCAAATCGACAGTACTTTGTTTGCCCAGATCATCCTTGTGATCGTGCAAAAATCGGTCCGCTGCGGCCTGCCCTGCTTCTTTCAGCCGCGCCAGGATAACCGGTGTAGGTATAGATTTAGTGGCAACATTCAACGTATTCATTAGATCATCATCCGCGATCATATGAACAAGCACATCCTTCATCTTACCCTGTTGGATCGTATCATCAGCAATGAGGCGTTTGACAAATGCAATGGCGCGCAGTTCGCGTAGCAATGAGCTGTTAAAGCTGATCTCATTAATGCGGTTCTGGATTGACTGACTGTCCGTCGGCAAGGCTTCGCGATAGAGCGGGTTGATGTTCACGATCAGAACATCATCCGGTAAGTTGCTGGCAAACAAAGGATAAAGCGCCGGGTTACCGGTATAGCCACCATCCCAAAATGCCTCAACCTGTCCCGTTTTCGGGTCCGCGAATTCGACCGCCTGAAACAGGCTTGGTAAACAGGCCGAAGCCATGATCACCTCGGGCATGATCTCATCTTCGGTGAAGACCCGGATTTTGCCGGAACGGACATTGGTTGCGCAGATATGCAGATCGGGCCCTTCGCTTGCGCAGACCGCATCATATTTGAATTCATTCACAATACGTTCCAGCGGATTGCGCATCGTGGGCCCATACACATAGGGCGACATCAGGCGAGTGGTCAGATCAAAGGCAGAGTAAAGCGGCGAATATTCCAGGGCCTTGGCCCAAATTTCGGCCGTTGGGGTCAGCGCACCCATCCATGGCGTAAACATCGGGTCAGTGATGGCGCCAATTTGTGTCCAAAGCCAATCAAGGTTTTCAATCGCCCCGGCACGACCATTGGCCACCCACCCCGATTTTAAGGCCGCTGCGTTCATGGCCCCAGCGGAGGTCCCCGAAATGGCTGCAAAGTTGATATCATCATCCTGCAATAAGCGGCACAAAACGCCCCACGTAAACGCACCGTGGGCGCCGCCGCCTTGCAAAGCCAGATTGATATTGATCAAAGCGCGGTCCACCCCCGTCAACACTGATGGTGGTGCCGGTCACTTGGGCCGCCGCATCCGAGCAAAGATAAACCGCAGTGCCGCCTAATTGCTCGACCGTGGCAAATTCTTTGGATGGCTGACGCTCAAGCATGACGTTTTTGATCACATCCTCGCGGGACATGTCATATTCTTTCATCGTATCAGGGATTTGCGACTCGACCAGCGGTGTCAGCACATAGCCTGGGCAGATCGCATTACATGTGATCGGCTCTTGGGCTGTCTCTAGGCCAAGCGTTTTGGTCAGGCCAACAATCCCATGTTTCGCGGCGACATAAGCCGACTTGTAGGGTGATGCCGTCAAACCATGGGCCGATGCGATATTGATGATCCGGCCCCATCCGCGTTCGCGCATGCCGGTCACCGCCGCCGCTGCCGTATGAAAGGCCGAGGACAGATTGATTGCGATGATGGCATCCCATTTGGCTGCGGGAAATTCTTCAACAGGGGCAACATGTTGAATACCCGCGTTATTCACCAAAATATCGCAACCACCTGCGGCAACGATCAGCCTGCGGCAATCATCTGATTTCGACATATCTGCCTGCACGTATTTGGCATCGACGCCGGTCACATCCGCAATTTCAGCAGCCAATGCGTGGTCCTCGGGGGTATCGGTGTAGGAATTCAGCACCACATTTGCGCCCGCCTTGGCTAGTTCCCGCGCGACACCCAGCCCAATGCCGGAGTTTGATCCGGTAATCACAGCGGTTTTTCCTGTAAGATGCATAATCGCCCTCCGATTCTTTTGCGTTGCGACTCAGTCTATATGCTGCAACTGCAAATGCCACGCTGTGCGTCAAATCGCCCATAAAAAAACGCCCGCACAAGGCGGGCGTGAAGTTATTGAGGCAGGTTTCATACAGGCAAGAAACCTATCGAGCAGTGACCCTTTTATAAGCAATCCGTCGCGCGCGTCCAAGCTAAAAGTTTGAAAAGGTTGAAAACCCTGATTACCATCAGGTTCAAATGAACAAACAATCAGCAGGGGGCACGAAAAAATGACCATCTCTTTTCACAAGATCGCGAGGCCGATGGCACTGGCGTTTGCCATAAACGGGATCGGGGCGGCCTTATTTGCCGAGCCGCAGCATGGCATAGCTATGTATGGGGACCCTGCCCTGCCACCGGATTTTGTGTCCCTCCCCTATGCTAATCCCGATGCGCCCAAGGGCGGACGGGTCGTCACGGCCGAGGTCGGCAGCTATGACAGCCTGAACCCATATATCACCAAAGGCCGGGTGCCGTGGCAGCTTCGCTTTTTGATTGGCGAGAGCCTGATGGGCCGCTCGTTGGACGAACCCTTCTCACTTTACGGCGTTTTAGCCGAATCGGTTGAAACGGGGCCGAACCGCGAATGGGTCGAATTCACGATCAACCCTGCTGCAAAATTCAGTGACGGTAGCCCGGTAACCACCGAAGATGTGATCTGGTCGTTTGAGATTTTGGGCACCGAGGGCCATGGCCGCTATCGCGGTTTTTGGGAAAAGGTCGAAAGCCTGGAAGAAGTGCGACCCGGCACTGTACGCTTCACCTTCAATGTAGAAGATCAAGAACTGGCGCTTCTGGCCGGTTTGCGCCCGATCTTGCAAAAGGCACAATGGGAGAACCTGGATTTCACCGAAAGTGGAACCGACGTGGTCCCTATTACATCGGGGCCAATGGTCATCTCGGATTTCGAACCCGGCCGCTATATCTCGCTGACGCGCAATCCTGATTATTGGGGTGCTGACGTGCCGTTCCGCCGCGGCACATATAATTTTGATGAGATCCGGCTTGAGTTTTTCGGCGATGAAACCCCAGCTTTTGAGGCATTTACGGCAGGCGAAGTGAATTTCACCCGTGAATTCAACATTGCCCGCTGGGAAACGCGCTATGAATTTCCGGCTGTCCAGTCCGGCGACGTGGTCAAATCCGTGCTTCCTCATGGACGCCCGACCGGAATGACAGGCTTTGTGATGAACACTCGCGATCCGCTTTTTGCGGATTGGCGGGTCCGCGATGCGATGCTGCATGCATTTAACTTCCAAGTCATCAACGAAACCGTCACAGGCCGCGCGCAGCCGCGTATCGCATCTTATTGGGGTAATTCCCCACTTGGAATGCAAGAAGGCACAGCAACCGGTAAGGTGGCTGAAATCCTTGCGCCATTTGAGGATGAACTACTGCCCGGAACCTTGGAAGGTTACGCGCTACCTGCTGGTGATGAAAGCCAGCGCAATCGGGCCGATATGCGCGTTGCTATCGACCAGATGGAAGCCGCAGGTTGGACGATCGAAGATGGTGTTATGCAAAATGCCGAAGGCACCCCCTTTGCCTTTGAGCTGCTGCTGGAACAAGGCAGCTCTGAAAACCTTGCAATGGCCGATATCTTTGCCGAAACGCTGGAAAGCATGGGGATCGCGATGGAAATCGGTGTCGCCGATGCTGCTCAGTACAAAGAGCGGACCGATGCTTATAATTTTGACATGACCTATTATCGGCGCGGTGTGTCACTTTCGCCAGGTAATGAGCTTTACTTCTACTATGGCATGGAAAACGCAGACACGCCGGGCGGGCGGAATCTGATGGGCATCAAATCACCCGCAGCGGACGCAATGATCGACCGAATGCTCACTTCGCCCAGTCAGGATGACTTTGTCGCAGCCGTTCAGGGGCTTGATCGGATTCTGACTGCGGGACGTTACGTGATCCCGTTCTATCAATGGAACGTCAGCCGGATCGCCCATGCCAAGGAACTTCACCACCCCGAATACATCCCGGTTTGGGGTGACTGGCCCGGTTGGCAGCCCGATGTCTGGTGGTACGAAGAATAAGCCTATTGGCCCCGCTGTCATGGTTTTGTTACGAAACCAGCCTAGGCGGGGCCAACACGAAAGAAGGCCCATATGACGACCCCCCATAATTTAGGCGCAAACACCGCAGCTTGGACCGGCATGCAGGTGCTATCATGAAACAGAAACTCCTGGCCGAAGGATTGGGCACCGCTTTTTTGCTGATCGGTGTCGTTGGATCGGGGATCATGGGGGCGTCCCTATCAGGGGGAAACATCGCCATCGCGCTTTTGGCGAATGCGATCGCAACCGGATGTATCCTTTACGTCATCATCACGACGCTCGGCCCCATATCGGGGGCGCATTTCAACCCGGCAGTCACGCTCGCCTTCCTGCTACGGCGTGAGATTTCGGGCAAAGACGCGCTGGCTTATGTGATCTTGCAGATCATCGGGGGCATCCTCGGGGTTTGGGCCGCCCACATGATGTTCGATCTTGATATCTTACAGGCCTCAACCACGGACAGAACCGGGATTGCGCAGTGGTTTTCGGAAATACTCGCAACATTCGGATTGCTTTTCGTGATCTTCGGCGGGATCCGGCAAAAGCCAGATGCAGTTCCGACGCTTGTCGCGCTTTACATCACCGGGGCCTATTGGTTCACGTCCTCAACAAGCTTTGCCAATCCGGCGGTGACCATTTCACGGGGCTTTAGCGACACCTTCGCCGGGATCAACCCGGCCCATATCCCCATGTTCATCGTAATGCAAATTATCGGCGTCGGGCTGGCGGCGGTGCTGCTTCCAATGCTTTTTGGCAAGGATTAGACCAGTGACGTCACCCAAAGGATCGTGGCGTCTTCAGCACTGATCGACACGACATTATGGCCCATCGCTGCATCGTAGTAGGCGCAATCCCCGCGTTTGAGATCAACAGCCTCATAGAATTCGGTGAACAGTCGAATTTGGCCCGTTAGCACGTAAAGAAACTCTTCGCCGTCATGGCGAACCCACCCATCAAAATCTTCCATATTGCGGGCACGTACGCGGGTGCGATAGGGCAACATCTTTTTCGTGGTTAGCGCCTCTGCAAGCAGCGCATGTTCGTAGGTCGTCGTGATCTTTTGCGTCGCATCATCGGCCATCGTGACAGCCATGCGGCCATTCACCTGCCCCTTCGAGGGAGGTGTAAACAGTTGCGGCACAGATATTTCCAAACCGACTGCCAGCTTTTTAAGCGCGTCATAAGTTGGCGACATCTGCCCGTTTTCGATCTTGGACAGGGTTGAGCGGGCCAGACCGGCTTGATTTGCGGCCTGCTCAAGCGTCCAGTCGCGCGCTTTGCGCAATTCGCGCACACGGGCACCAAGATCCAACGGCTGGGCCACTGTACTTTCGCCATTTTCATGCGCGACCCGGATCAGGCTTTTGGGATCTATATCAGACATGGCCTCTCTTTACGGCGGGCGCTACAGTCTTGCAACCGGCGCCACTTTGGCAAATCGCCCTTTCGCCCGCCCGTAGACGTGATACAGATGGGCTTCAGCATACAGCATAGCCAACAGGAGGCCGTCATGGTCAAACTTGATATCATTTCAGACCCGATCTGCCCCTGGTGCTATATTGGGAAAACCAATCTGGACAAGGCGCTGGCCGAATATCCCGATCATCCCTTCACCATTGAATGGCATCCGTTTCAGTTGAACCCAGACATGCCGGCGGGCGGCATGGATCGCAAAGCCTATCTCGAAGGCAAATTTGGCGGCAAAGAAGGTGCCGTGCGCGCCTATGCGCCCGTTGTCGAACATGCTGAAAAGACCGGGGCAACGATTAACTTCGATGCCATGAAGGTCACGCCCAACACGGTTGATGCGCACCGGTTGATCCATTGGGCTGGGATTGAACAACGACAGTCTTTGGTCGTTAATTTGCTGTTCAAAGCCTATTTCGTAGATGGGCGCGACATTGGCGATCACGAGGTGCTGGCCGATATCGCCGACACAGCTGAAATGGACGCGGCCATGGTGCGTAAACTATTGGCATCGGACTCAGACACCGCAGATATCCAGGCGCGTGATAAACATAGCCGCGAAATGGGCGTCAATTCTGTCCCAACTTTCATCGTGGCCAACCAACATGCTGTGCCCGGCGCCCAGCCGCCCGAAATGTGGGTACAAGTGATCAAAGACATCATGAGCCAGCTTGAAGCGGCAGAATGAGACACTTCATTCCGCCTTGGCACGTGACAGATTGGCATGGGCTGTCCTGCGCACCCTAGGGGAAGGGCCTGAACGCCTGACCTTTCCCTTTGCGCTTTGGACCTGCCCTTTATGAAACGTCTTTCTCAGACCGAATTTATTGCCTTGATGGCAATGCTTGCTGCAACTGTGGCCTTTTCTATCGATGCGATGCTGCCCGCCCTGCCTCAGATCGGCGCAGAGCTTTCGCCCGATAATCTGAATAACGCGCAGCTGATCATCACCAGTTTTGTGATGGGCATGGGGGTTGGAACCTTATTTACCGGCCCGCTGTCGGACGCGTTTGGGCGCAAACCTGTTATGGTCGGGGGCGCGGCGCTTTATGTGGTGGCCTGCGGGTTGGCGTGGCAAGCGCAATCGCTTGAGGTGATGCTTGCTGCCCGCGTGTTACAGGGGCTTGGGGCGGCTGGACCGCGGGTTGTGGCATTGGCGCTGGTGCGCGATCTTTATTCAGGGCCGAACATGGCCCGGATCATGTCCTTTGTGATGATCGTCTTCTCTTTAGTACCCGCATTGGCGCCAACGATGGGCCATTATGTCATCGCAGCCTTTGGCTGGCGCGCGATTTTTGTAACCTTCATTCTCTTCTCGGCAACAACCGTAATCTGGCTTGTCCTGCGGCAACCCGAAACACTGACCCCTGAAAAAAGACGACCACTGAGCCTTAAAGCGCTTGGGAATGCAGTGGGCGAGATGTTCCGCCACCGCACGGCACGGCTCTCAATCATCATACAAACGCTGACCTTTGGCATGTTGTTCACCGTACTATCTTCAACCCAGCAGGTCTTTGACGTGACTTTCGGACAGGGCGAGGTCTTCCACCTTTGGTTCGGTGGCATTGCAATCGTTGCTGCATCATCCAGCGTCCTGAACGCCCGGATTGTCATGCGGCTGGGGATGCGGGCCATCATCAGGGGCATGTTTATGGCCCAAATCGTCGTTACCATGCTGATGATATTGGTGACACTTGTTGGCGCCCCTTATTGGCTGGCTTTCGGCACTTATGTCTTTTGGATGACGACAAACTTCTTTCAGGCCGGGCTGACGATCGGCAATCTCAATGCGCTTGCCATGGAGGAAATGGGGCATATCGCCGGCATGGCCGC
This window harbors:
- a CDS encoding DUF502 domain-containing protein, translating into MIDPQHEDSKRRGKPGIIARLRSNFLAGLIIVAPIGLTLWLIWTVVGWVDSWVWPFVPDAYQPTALLNRILNREPGNEITVNVRGVGVVIFLVFTVLVGWVGKGLIGKSFLGMGERFVDRMPIVRSVYNAAKQIAETVFSQRDTSFDKACLVEYPRRGAWAIAFISTNAKAEIDAKLNDGETIVTVFLPTTPNPTSGFLLFLPASDVKVLDMSVEDAAKLVISAGLVYPNGAEPNGTDTQTSPN
- a CDS encoding patatin-like phospholipase family protein, with the protein product MININLALQGGGAHGAFTWGVLCRLLQDDDINFAAISGTSAGAMNAAALKSGWVANGRAGAIENLDWLWTQIGAITDPMFTPWMGALTPTAEIWAKALEYSPLYSAFDLTTRLMSPYVYGPTMRNPLERIVNEFKYDAVCASEGPDLHICATNVRSGKIRVFTEDEIMPEVIMASACLPSLFQAVEFADPKTGQVEAFWDGGYTGNPALYPLFASNLPDDVLIVNINPLYREALPTDSQSIQNRINEISFNSSLLRELRAIAFVKRLIADDTIQQGKMKDVLVHMIADDDLMNTLNVATKSIPTPVILARLKEAGQAAADRFLHDHKDDLGKQSTVDLAEMFS
- a CDS encoding 3-hydroxybutyrate dehydrogenase codes for the protein MHLTGKTAVITGSNSGIGLGVARELAKAGANVVLNSYTDTPEDHALAAEIADVTGVDAKYVQADMSKSDDCRRLIVAAGGCDILVNNAGIQHVAPVEEFPAAKWDAIIAINLSSAFHTAAAAVTGMRERGWGRIINIASAHGLTASPYKSAYVAAKHGIVGLTKTLGLETAQEPITCNAICPGYVLTPLVESQIPDTMKEYDMSREDVIKNVMLERQPSKEFATVEQLGGTAVYLCSDAAAQVTGTTISVDGGGPRFDQYQSGFARRRRPRCVYVGRFVPLIAG
- a CDS encoding extracellular solute-binding protein, whose product is MTISFHKIARPMALAFAINGIGAALFAEPQHGIAMYGDPALPPDFVSLPYANPDAPKGGRVVTAEVGSYDSLNPYITKGRVPWQLRFLIGESLMGRSLDEPFSLYGVLAESVETGPNREWVEFTINPAAKFSDGSPVTTEDVIWSFEILGTEGHGRYRGFWEKVESLEEVRPGTVRFTFNVEDQELALLAGLRPILQKAQWENLDFTESGTDVVPITSGPMVISDFEPGRYISLTRNPDYWGADVPFRRGTYNFDEIRLEFFGDETPAFEAFTAGEVNFTREFNIARWETRYEFPAVQSGDVVKSVLPHGRPTGMTGFVMNTRDPLFADWRVRDAMLHAFNFQVINETVTGRAQPRIASYWGNSPLGMQEGTATGKVAEILAPFEDELLPGTLEGYALPAGDESQRNRADMRVAIDQMEAAGWTIEDGVMQNAEGTPFAFELLLEQGSSENLAMADIFAETLESMGIAMEIGVADAAQYKERTDAYNFDMTYYRRGVSLSPGNELYFYYGMENADTPGGRNLMGIKSPAADAMIDRMLTSPSQDDFVAAVQGLDRILTAGRYVIPFYQWNVSRIAHAKELHHPEYIPVWGDWPGWQPDVWWYEE
- a CDS encoding aquaporin, whose protein sequence is MKQKLLAEGLGTAFLLIGVVGSGIMGASLSGGNIAIALLANAIATGCILYVIITTLGPISGAHFNPAVTLAFLLRREISGKDALAYVILQIIGGILGVWAAHMMFDLDILQASTTDRTGIAQWFSEILATFGLLFVIFGGIRQKPDAVPTLVALYITGAYWFTSSTSFANPAVTISRGFSDTFAGINPAHIPMFIVMQIIGVGLAAVLLPMLFGKD
- a CDS encoding XRE family transcriptional regulator, with the translated sequence MSDIDPKSLIRVAHENGESTVAQPLDLGARVRELRKARDWTLEQAANQAGLARSTLSKIENGQMSPTYDALKKLAVGLEISVPQLFTPPSKGQVNGRMAVTMADDATQKITTTYEHALLAEALTTKKMLPYRTRVRARNMEDFDGWVRHDGEEFLYVLTGQIRLFTEFYEAVDLKRGDCAYYDAAMGHNVVSISAEDATILWVTSLV
- a CDS encoding DsbA family oxidoreductase — translated: MVKLDIISDPICPWCYIGKTNLDKALAEYPDHPFTIEWHPFQLNPDMPAGGMDRKAYLEGKFGGKEGAVRAYAPVVEHAEKTGATINFDAMKVTPNTVDAHRLIHWAGIEQRQSLVVNLLFKAYFVDGRDIGDHEVLADIADTAEMDAAMVRKLLASDSDTADIQARDKHSREMGVNSVPTFIVANQHAVPGAQPPEMWVQVIKDIMSQLEAAE
- a CDS encoding multidrug effflux MFS transporter — protein: MKRLSQTEFIALMAMLAATVAFSIDAMLPALPQIGAELSPDNLNNAQLIITSFVMGMGVGTLFTGPLSDAFGRKPVMVGGAALYVVACGLAWQAQSLEVMLAARVLQGLGAAGPRVVALALVRDLYSGPNMARIMSFVMIVFSLVPALAPTMGHYVIAAFGWRAIFVTFILFSATTVIWLVLRQPETLTPEKRRPLSLKALGNAVGEMFRHRTARLSIIIQTLTFGMLFTVLSSTQQVFDVTFGQGEVFHLWFGGIAIVAASSSVLNARIVMRLGMRAIIRGMFMAQIVVTMLMILVTLVGAPYWLAFGTYVFWMTTNFFQAGLTIGNLNALAMEEMGHIAGMAASIIAAVSTMGAVIIAAPVALLFDGTPLPMALGNLIGASLALWLTTRIKRPGET